Proteins from one Desulfocurvus vexinensis DSM 17965 genomic window:
- a CDS encoding glutaredoxin family protein: MSQKKVKVYALSTCIHCKHAKKYLDDMGVAYECVHVDELTGDERKAMVEEVRRFNPATSFPTVVIDDNCVVIGFKKDELDKYLG; encoded by the coding sequence ATGAGCCAGAAGAAAGTCAAGGTCTACGCCTTGTCCACCTGCATCCACTGCAAGCACGCCAAGAAATACCTGGACGACATGGGTGTCGCATACGAATGCGTCCACGTGGACGAGCTGACCGGCGACGAGCGCAAGGCCATGGTCGAGGAGGTGCGCCGCTTCAACCCCGCCACCTCCTTCCCCACCGTGGTCATCGACGACAATTGCGTGGTCATCGGCTTCAAGAAGGACGAACTGGACAAATACCTGGGGTAG